A section of the Malania oleifera isolate guangnan ecotype guangnan chromosome 2, ASM2987363v1, whole genome shotgun sequence genome encodes:
- the LOC131148976 gene encoding aldehyde dehydrogenase family 3 member F1-like, with product MEGGGKELHSLLEREIEELRKTYRSGKTRDLCWRKAQLRGLLALLHEREEDIFKALKQDLGKHHVEAFRDEIGALIKSIHFALDGLKGWMSSRKVKLPIAAFPSTAELVPEPLGLVLIISTWNLPIGLSLEPLIGAIAAGNTAVLKPSELAPTCSSLLANAIPCYLDDKAVKVIQGDAKIGEQILQQKWDKIFFTGSVQVGRIVMAAAAYHLTPVTLELGGKCPAVVDSFSSSWDKEMAIKRILKGKFGVCAGQVCIGIDYILVQKEFASTLVELLKVMIKKMYGENPKELNSVARIINKQHFFRLRNLLDDPTVKHSIVHGGSLDEDDLFIEPTILVDPPLTAAIMTEEIFGPLLPIITLKKIEDSIEFINSRPKALTLYVFTKNERFKQRIISETSSGGVTFNDTLVQYIADALPFGGIGESGFGKYHGKFSFDAFTHEKPVIRRSFLTEFWFSNPPWNDYKLQLLRLAYRYDYLGILLTMLGLKRVRLE from the exons ATGGAAGGAGGAGGCAAGGAGCTCCATAGCTTATTGGAGAGGGAAATAGAAGAGTTGAGGAAGACTTATAGGTCTGGGAAGACGAGagacttgtgttggagaaaggcACAGCTAAGAGGCTTGCTCGCTCTCCTTCATGAAAGAGAAGAAGATATCTTCAAGGCTCTTAAACAAGATTTAGGAAAACATCATGTTGAAGCTTTTAGGGATgag ATTGGGGCATTAATAAAATCCATACATTTTGCTTTGGATGGTTTGAAAGGATGGATGTCAAGCAGGAAG GTGAAATTGCCCATAGCTGCATTCCCCTCAACAGCAGAATTAGTACCGGAGCCCCTTGGTCTCGTCCTCATCATCTCAACCTGGAATTTGCCCATTG GACTGTCATTAGAACCATTGATAGGAGCAATAGCTGCAGGGAACACAGCAGTTCTAAAACCCTCAGAGCTGGCTCCTACTTGTTCTTCTCTTCTAGCAAATGCCATTCCTTGTTACCTTGATGACAAAGCTGTCAAAGTTATTCAAGGTGATGCCAAGATTGGTGAACAGATCCTTCAGCAAAAGTGGGACAAGATCTTCTTCACTG GAAGTGTGCAAGTTGGACGTATTGTTATGGCTGCGGCTGCTTATCATCTAACACCAGTTACTTTAGAGTTGGGTGGGAAATGCCCGGCAGTAGTTGACTCCTTCTCCAGTTCTTGGGATAAGGAG ATGGCCATAAAACGAATTCTTAAGGGGAAATTTGGTGTTTGTGCTGGTCAAGTATGTATTGGAATTGATTATATTCTTGTGCAGAAAGAATTTGCCTCGACTTTG GTGGAATTATTGAAGGTCATGATCAAGAAGATGTACGGCGAAAACCCGAAAGAATTGAACAGTGTCGCAAGGATAATCAACAAGCAACATTTTTTTAGATTGAGGAATCTGCTAGATGATCCTACGGTTAAACATTCTATTGTCCATGGGGGTTCATTAGATGAAGATGATCT ATTCATTGAGCCTACAATCTTGGTGGATCCCCCACTCACGGCTGCGATCATGACCGAAGAAATATTTGGTCCACTGCTTCCAATAATTACG TTGAAGAAAATTGAAGACAGTATTGAGTTCATAAACTCAAGGCCTAAGGCACTTACTCTTTATGTCTTCACCAAGAATGAAAGATTCAAGCAAAGAATTATATCCGAGACATCTTCAGGAGGTGTGACATTTAATGACACGCTAGTTCAA TATATTGCTGATGCTCTCCCATTTGGAGGCATTGGGGAAAGTGGTTTTGGCAAGTATCATGGAAAATTCTCATTTGATGCCTTCACCCATGAGAAGCCAGTCATAAGGAGAAGCTTCCTCACCGAGTTCTGGTTTTCGAATCCTCCATGGAATGACTATAAGCTGCAACTCCTTAGGTTAGCATATAGGTATGACTATCTTGGGATACTTCTCACCATGCTGGGCTTGAAGAGGGTTCGATTAGAGTGA